In a genomic window of Streptomyces noursei ATCC 11455:
- a CDS encoding RNA polymerase sigma factor, whose translation MAHYAPHPTPARFALPGLRPAAWRRLLRAVRRESPPRHPAAVHQLPPPARQSTRERDGAPPPEPHRPTLTELYHAHRLNMVRLAVLLVDDRATAEDVVQDAFTALYKRHGEQLGEVDNALAYLRTAVVNAARSVLRRRRTARDYTPPHEAAAPSAEERVVLDEEHREVFAALGGLTARRREVLVLRYWGDLTEAQIAATLGISRGAVKSLASRALDALEKILEERS comes from the coding sequence ATGGCCCACTACGCCCCGCACCCGACCCCGGCACGGTTCGCCCTGCCGGGGCTCCGGCCTGCCGCCTGGCGCCGGCTGCTGCGCGCCGTCCGCCGCGAGTCGCCGCCCCGCCACCCCGCGGCCGTCCACCAACTCCCGCCGCCCGCACGGCAGTCGACCCGCGAACGGGACGGCGCGCCGCCCCCGGAACCGCACCGCCCCACCCTCACCGAGCTGTACCACGCCCACCGGCTGAACATGGTCCGGCTGGCCGTCCTCCTCGTCGACGACCGGGCCACCGCCGAGGACGTCGTCCAGGACGCGTTCACCGCCCTCTACAAACGCCACGGCGAACAGCTCGGCGAGGTCGACAACGCCCTCGCCTACCTGCGCACCGCGGTGGTCAACGCCGCCCGCTCGGTGCTGCGCCGCCGCCGCACCGCCCGCGACTACACCCCGCCGCACGAGGCCGCCGCGCCGTCCGCCGAGGAGCGGGTGGTCCTCGACGAGGAACACCGCGAGGTCTTCGCCGCGCTCGGCGGGCTCACCGCGCGCCGCCGCGAGGTCCTGGTCCTGCGCTACTGGGGCGACCTCACCGAAGCGCAGATCGCCGCGACCCTGGGCATCAGCCGCGGCGCGGTGAAGTCCCTGGCCAGCCGCGCCCTGGACGCGCTGGAGAAGATCCTGGAGGAACGGTCTTGA
- a CDS encoding DUF4232 domain-containing protein codes for MPFRPAPASPAPPRRTDAARRARTLAAALLAATALPLTACQDGGGYRAALPRAVSPAPSPPSGPAPRARDACTPEMLRFHAGAEPHRARHMLLTVTNISDRTCTFAAQPYPLLHFGDHRPGPVPPLPYSRPHAPVALPPDGTAYAVVLTDAQPGGPGGRSAPRSTAEKASQFGVALAERTTPAQVGVDDHGPVRVDPDTAAVTYWQPSLADAGRW; via the coding sequence ATGCCCTTCCGGCCCGCCCCCGCGTCCCCGGCCCCGCCCCGCCGCACCGACGCCGCCCGCCGCGCCCGCACCCTCGCCGCCGCCCTCCTGGCCGCCACCGCCCTGCCGCTCACCGCCTGCCAGGACGGCGGCGGCTACCGCGCCGCCCTCCCGCGCGCCGTCTCCCCCGCCCCGTCCCCGCCCTCCGGCCCCGCCCCCCGCGCCCGGGACGCCTGTACCCCCGAGATGCTGCGCTTCCACGCCGGCGCCGAGCCGCACCGCGCCCGCCACATGCTGCTGACCGTCACCAACATCTCGGACCGCACCTGCACCTTCGCCGCCCAGCCCTACCCCCTGCTGCATTTCGGCGACCACCGCCCGGGCCCCGTCCCGCCCCTCCCGTACAGCCGGCCGCACGCCCCCGTCGCGCTGCCGCCCGACGGCACCGCCTACGCCGTGGTGCTCACCGACGCCCAACCCGGCGGGCCGGGCGGCCGGAGCGCCCCGCGCAGCACGGCCGAAAAGGCGTCCCAGTTCGGGGTCGCACTGGCCGAGCGCACCACCCCCGCGCAGGTCGGCGTCGACGACCACGGCCCGGTCCGGGTGGATCCGGACACCGCCGCGGTCACGTACTGGCAGCCGAGTCTGGCGGACGCCGGGCGGTGGTGA
- a CDS encoding type II toxin-antitoxin system VapB family antitoxin: MIFKRIGNGRPYPDHGRESTRQWADVAPRPVRLDQLVTTKQQLDLETLLAEDSTFYGDLFAHVVKWEGDLYLEDGLHRAVRAALQQRQVLHARVLELG; the protein is encoded by the coding sequence GTGATCTTCAAGCGCATCGGAAATGGGCGGCCGTACCCGGACCACGGTCGGGAGAGCACCCGCCAGTGGGCGGACGTCGCCCCGCGCCCGGTACGCCTCGACCAGTTGGTGACCACCAAGCAGCAGCTCGACCTCGAAACGCTGCTCGCCGAGGACTCCACGTTCTACGGCGACCTCTTCGCGCACGTCGTGAAGTGGGAGGGTGACCTGTATCTGGAGGACGGCCTGCACCGGGCGGTCCGCGCTGCGCTCCAGCAGCGCCAGGTGCTGCACGCCCGCGTCCTCGAACTCGGCTGA
- a CDS encoding LytR C-terminal domain-containing protein, whose product MSMLTPPGMGGKYRIKGDRYPRMRRPRHRRRIVLGIVAGACALGLVGWGTLQLIDVFGGKGSTAQAAQDKRHCPSGTAGRASAAPPAAKPPAPASLTVNVYNATERAGLAKRTADELQKRGFKIGKVGNAPAAYDKKVNGTGILIGPTAATAGPLKVLATQLAGAQLKTDGRQTADLDLILGGGFKALATPQEATAALSLLTRPAQPPATATC is encoded by the coding sequence ATGAGCATGCTGACGCCTCCCGGCATGGGCGGTAAATACCGCATCAAAGGCGACAGGTACCCGCGGATGCGCCGTCCCCGTCACCGTCGTCGCATCGTCCTCGGCATCGTGGCCGGCGCCTGCGCCCTGGGGCTGGTCGGCTGGGGAACCCTGCAGCTCATCGACGTCTTCGGCGGCAAGGGCAGTACGGCCCAGGCCGCGCAGGACAAGAGACATTGCCCGTCCGGCACCGCCGGCCGCGCGAGCGCCGCCCCGCCCGCCGCCAAGCCGCCCGCCCCGGCGTCCCTGACCGTCAACGTCTACAACGCCACCGAGCGCGCCGGACTCGCCAAGCGCACCGCAGACGAACTCCAAAAGCGCGGCTTCAAGATCGGCAAGGTGGGCAACGCCCCGGCCGCCTACGACAAGAAGGTCAACGGCACCGGCATACTGATCGGCCCCACGGCCGCCACCGCCGGCCCGCTGAAGGTGCTGGCCACCCAGCTGGCCGGGGCCCAGCTGAAGACCGACGGCCGGCAGACCGCCGACCTCGACCTGATCCTCGGCGGCGGCTTCAAGGCCCTCGCCACCCCGCAGGAGGCCACCGCGGCCCTGTCCCTGCTGACCCGCCCGGCTCAGCCCCCGGCCACCGCCACGTGCTGA
- the upp gene encoding uracil phosphoribosyltransferase, with translation MRIHVVDHPLVAHKLTTLRDKRTDSPTFRRLADELVTLLAYEATRDVRTEQVDIETPVTATTGVRLSHPRPMVVPILRAGLGMLDGMVRLLPTAEVGFMGMVRNEETYEAHTYATRMPDDLSGRQVYVVDPMLATGGTLVAAIRELIKRGADDVTAICLLAAPEGVEVMERELAGTPVTVVTAAVDEHLNADRYIVPGLGDAGDRMYGTAG, from the coding sequence ATGCGGATCCATGTCGTCGACCACCCGCTGGTGGCGCACAAACTCACCACTCTGCGCGACAAGCGCACCGACTCCCCGACTTTCCGGCGGCTCGCCGACGAGCTGGTCACCCTGCTCGCCTACGAGGCCACCCGTGATGTGCGCACCGAGCAGGTCGACATCGAGACGCCGGTGACGGCGACCACCGGCGTGCGGCTGTCCCACCCCCGACCCATGGTCGTGCCGATCCTGCGGGCCGGTCTGGGGATGCTCGACGGCATGGTCCGGCTGCTGCCCACCGCCGAGGTCGGCTTCATGGGCATGGTCCGCAACGAGGAGACCTACGAGGCGCACACGTACGCCACGCGGATGCCCGACGACCTGTCGGGTCGACAGGTGTACGTCGTCGACCCGATGCTGGCCACCGGCGGCACGCTGGTCGCGGCGATCAGGGAACTCATCAAGCGTGGGGCGGACGACGTCACCGCGATCTGTCTGCTGGCCGCGCCCGAGGGCGTCGAGGTCATGGAGCGCGAGCTGGCCGGTACGCCGGTCACGGTGGTCACCGCCGCCGTCGATGAGCACCTCAACGCGGACCGCTACATCGTCCCGGGCCTGGGCGACGCGGGCGACCGGATGTACGGCACCGCCGGCTGA
- a CDS encoding tRNA adenosine deaminase-associated protein produces the protein MYFAALLARTEDGWEASDTELDDVETLTDLADLAREAAVEDDTVVVLIEQEDAWFGIIRVDGEEDPRVFVSNAAVAARSSYGTMLTDELLGRDDSAGDELDSLDLDGTEDGEPEADHDLDDDAETAMVSGPLGDAGLLGDLGVTEKELLTLDGDALGAIADALGCTDLLEAVR, from the coding sequence GTGTACTTCGCCGCACTGCTCGCGCGCACCGAAGACGGGTGGGAAGCGAGCGATACAGAGCTCGACGATGTGGAAACGCTGACCGATCTGGCCGACCTGGCCCGAGAGGCAGCGGTCGAAGACGACACGGTGGTGGTCCTCATCGAGCAGGAGGACGCCTGGTTCGGCATCATCCGGGTCGACGGCGAGGAGGACCCCAGGGTCTTCGTCTCCAACGCCGCGGTGGCCGCCAGGAGCTCGTACGGCACGATGTTGACCGACGAACTCCTCGGCCGCGACGACAGCGCTGGCGACGAACTCGACAGCCTCGACCTGGACGGCACCGAGGACGGCGAACCCGAAGCGGACCACGACCTCGACGACGACGCCGAGACGGCCATGGTGAGCGGCCCGCTCGGCGACGCCGGGCTGCTCGGCGACCTCGGCGTCACGGAGAAGGAACTGCTCACCCTCGACGGCGACGCGCTCGGCGCGATCGCCGACGCCCTCGGCTGCACGGACCTGCTGGAAGCCGTGCGCTGA
- a CDS encoding nucleoside deaminase — protein sequence MTVPPSAPLPSAAPDPLRAPWIAPMRRALVEAARAPGTGDVPVGAVVLSADGTVLGTGHNEREATGDPTAHAEVLALRAAAETLRKEASRAGSLRAESGGGSGQGGGRRAGEWRLTGCTLVVTLEPCTMCAGAIVLSRVDRVVYGARDAKAGAVGSLWDVVRDRRLNHRPEVITGVLEPDCAALLTAFFRDR from the coding sequence ATGACCGTCCCCCCATCAGCCCCCCTCCCCTCCGCCGCACCCGACCCGCTGCGCGCCCCCTGGATCGCGCCGATGCGTCGGGCCCTGGTGGAGGCCGCCCGCGCCCCCGGGACCGGTGACGTCCCGGTGGGCGCCGTCGTGCTGTCCGCGGACGGCACGGTCCTGGGCACCGGCCACAACGAACGCGAGGCCACCGGCGACCCCACCGCGCACGCCGAGGTCCTCGCCCTGCGCGCCGCCGCCGAGACCCTACGGAAGGAAGCCTCGCGAGCGGGGTCCCTCCGGGCGGAGTCCGGGGGAGGTTCCGGCCAGGGTGGTGGGCGACGGGCCGGAGAATGGCGCCTGACCGGCTGCACCCTCGTCGTCACCCTCGAACCCTGCACGATGTGCGCCGGCGCGATCGTCCTCTCCCGCGTCGACCGGGTCGTCTACGGCGCCCGCGACGCCAAGGCCGGCGCCGTCGGCTCGCTGTGGGACGTGGTCCGCGACCGCCGCCTCAACCACCGCCCCGAGGTCATCACCGGCGTCCTGGAGCCCGACTGCGCCGCCCTCCTCACCGCGTTCTTCCGCGACCGCTGA
- a CDS encoding DUF2127 domain-containing protein, translating into MSIDWNRRTCARRGHITYRPHEAHLEAKLHASTALGAAWRCLRCGDFVLGEPHGSGPAAGAPLVPRGKVLRDLFLLRFLAVERALRGVFVVLAALAVWQFSNSQDAVRQFFDKNLDVVRPIAVHFHYDLDHSPIVDTIRKTFGYKHSTLMVVAALLLAYALVEIVEGVGLWMSKRWAEYLAVVATAAFLPLEIYELTEKVSWLKIATLAINILAVLYIAIGKRLFGLRGGRAAFDEERRSASLLEVETSAGMPTPAHNG; encoded by the coding sequence ATGAGCATCGACTGGAACCGACGTACCTGCGCGCGGCGCGGGCACATCACCTACCGTCCGCACGAGGCGCACCTGGAGGCGAAACTGCACGCCAGTACCGCCCTGGGCGCGGCCTGGCGCTGTCTGCGCTGCGGCGACTTCGTGCTCGGCGAGCCGCACGGCTCCGGGCCGGCCGCCGGCGCCCCGCTGGTCCCGCGCGGCAAGGTGCTGCGGGACCTGTTCCTCCTGCGGTTCCTGGCCGTGGAGCGGGCGCTGCGCGGGGTGTTCGTGGTGCTGGCGGCGCTCGCCGTGTGGCAGTTCAGCAACAGCCAGGACGCCGTCCGCCAGTTCTTCGACAAGAACCTGGACGTGGTCCGCCCGATCGCCGTCCACTTCCACTACGACCTGGACCACTCCCCGATCGTCGACACCATCCGGAAGACCTTCGGCTACAAGCACTCCACCCTGATGGTGGTGGCCGCGCTCCTGCTCGCGTACGCGCTGGTGGAGATCGTCGAGGGCGTCGGACTGTGGATGTCCAAGCGCTGGGCGGAGTACCTGGCGGTGGTGGCGACCGCCGCGTTCCTGCCGCTGGAGATCTACGAGCTGACCGAGAAGGTCAGCTGGCTCAAGATCGCCACCCTGGCCATCAACATCCTCGCGGTGCTCTACATCGCCATCGGCAAGCGGCTGTTCGGGCTGCGGGGCGGCCGCGCGGCCTTCGACGAGGAGCGCCGGAGCGCCTCCCTGCTGGAGGTCGAGACGTCCGCCGGAATGCCCACACCCGCCCATAATGGCTGA
- a CDS encoding Dabb family protein, with protein MIRHLVLFKLNEGVSRDEERVQAGVRAFAALEKEIPELTFWECAWNITDRPIAYDFAINSAVADTDALKRYLEHPAHQAAAAQWREFATWVIADYAI; from the coding sequence GTGATCCGCCACCTGGTCCTGTTCAAGCTCAACGAGGGCGTCTCGCGCGACGAGGAGCGGGTGCAGGCCGGCGTCCGGGCCTTCGCCGCGCTGGAGAAGGAGATCCCGGAGCTGACGTTCTGGGAGTGCGCCTGGAACATCACCGACCGCCCGATCGCCTACGACTTCGCGATCAACTCGGCCGTCGCCGACACCGACGCCCTCAAGCGCTACCTGGAGCATCCTGCCCACCAGGCGGCTGCCGCCCAGTGGCGCGAATTCGCCACCTGGGTGATCGCCGACTACGCGATCTGA
- a CDS encoding RNA polymerase sigma factor SigF has product MTVTARTAPKAPARESRSADTRALTQVLFAELAGLEPGTPEHSRVRAALIEANLPLVRYAAARFRSRNEPMEDVIQVGTIGLINAIDRFDPERGVQFPTFAMPTVVGEIKRYFRDNVRTVHVPRRLHELWVQVNGATEDLTVLHGRSPTTAEIAERLKIGEDEVLACLEAGRSYHATSLEAAQEGDGLPGLLDRLGYEDPELAGVEHRDLVRHLLVQLPEREQRILLLRYYSNLTQSQISAELGVSQMHVSRLLSRSFARLRSANRIDA; this is encoded by the coding sequence GTGACCGTGACGGCCCGTACTGCACCCAAGGCTCCTGCCCGCGAGAGCCGTAGTGCGGACACCCGGGCGCTGACGCAGGTGCTCTTCGCCGAGCTGGCGGGCCTGGAACCCGGCACCCCCGAGCACTCCCGCGTCCGCGCCGCCCTGATCGAGGCCAACCTCCCGCTGGTCCGCTACGCCGCGGCCCGCTTCCGCAGCCGCAACGAGCCGATGGAGGACGTGATCCAGGTCGGCACCATCGGCCTGATCAACGCCATCGACCGGTTCGACCCGGAGCGCGGCGTCCAGTTCCCGACCTTCGCCATGCCCACCGTCGTCGGCGAGATCAAGCGCTACTTCCGGGACAACGTCCGCACCGTCCACGTCCCGCGCCGCCTCCACGAGCTGTGGGTCCAGGTCAACGGCGCCACCGAGGACCTCACCGTGCTGCACGGCCGCTCCCCGACCACCGCGGAGATCGCCGAGCGGCTGAAGATCGGCGAGGACGAGGTGCTGGCCTGCCTGGAGGCGGGGCGTTCGTATCACGCCACATCCCTGGAGGCCGCTCAGGAGGGCGACGGCCTGCCCGGCCTGCTGGACCGCCTCGGCTACGAGGACCCCGAGCTGGCCGGCGTCGAGCACCGGGACCTCGTACGGCACCTCCTCGTCCAGCTCCCCGAGCGCGAGCAACGCATCCTTCTGCTCCGTTACTACAGCAATCTGACGCAGTCCCAGATCAGTGCGGAGCTCGGGGTTTCGCAGATGCACGTCTCCCGGCTACTGTCGCGGAGCTTCGCCCGCCTGCGATCCGCAAACAGGATCGACGCCTAA
- a CDS encoding RNA polymerase sigma factor SigF, translated as MSVELGSSKVLPAIPAPAPHVHDDVDAINTRSLSRSLFLRLATLDKDSAERAYVRDTLIELNLPLVRYAAARFRSRNEPMEDIVQVGTIGLIKAIDRFDCERGVEFPTFAMPTVVGEIKRFFRDTSWSVRVPRRLQELRLALTKASDELSQKLDRSPTVPELALCLGVSEEDVVDGLAVGNAYTASSLDSPSPEDDGGEGSLADRLGYEDTALEGVEYRESLKPLLAKLPPRERQIIMLRFFANMTQSQIGEEVGISQMHVSRLLTRTLAQLREGLISD; from the coding sequence ATGTCCGTAGAACTGGGCAGCTCGAAGGTGCTTCCCGCGATTCCCGCGCCGGCACCACACGTGCATGACGACGTCGACGCCATCAACACCCGCTCGCTCTCCCGGTCCCTGTTCCTGCGGCTCGCCACGCTCGACAAGGACTCCGCCGAGCGCGCGTACGTGCGCGACACGCTCATCGAACTGAACCTCCCGCTCGTGCGGTACGCCGCCGCGCGCTTCCGCAGCCGCAACGAGCCGATGGAGGACATCGTCCAGGTCGGCACCATCGGCCTGATCAAGGCCATCGACCGTTTCGACTGCGAACGCGGGGTGGAATTCCCGACGTTCGCGATGCCGACGGTGGTCGGCGAGATCAAGCGGTTCTTCCGCGACACCTCCTGGTCCGTGCGCGTCCCGCGCCGCCTCCAGGAGCTCCGCCTGGCCCTCACCAAGGCCAGCGACGAGCTCTCCCAGAAGCTGGACCGCTCGCCGACGGTGCCCGAACTCGCCCTGTGCCTGGGGGTGTCGGAGGAGGACGTCGTCGACGGCCTGGCGGTGGGCAACGCCTACACCGCCTCCTCGCTCGACTCCCCCTCCCCCGAGGACGACGGCGGCGAGGGCTCCCTCGCGGACCGCCTCGGCTACGAGGACACCGCGCTGGAGGGCGTGGAGTACCGCGAGTCCCTCAAGCCGCTGCTGGCCAAACTCCCGCCCCGGGAGCGCCAGATCATCATGTTGCGCTTCTTCGCCAACATGACGCAGTCGCAGATCGGCGAGGAGGTCGGCATCTCCCAGATGCACGTCTCCCGGCTGCTCACCCGCACGCTGGCGCAGCTCCGGGAAGGGCTGATCTCGGACTGA
- a CDS encoding VOC family protein, with product MPKITPNLWFDTQSVEAAEFYCSVFPNSRITNITHYTEAGPRPAGTVLTVEFELDGQEYLAINGGPEFTFDEAISLAVTCADQEEVDHYWTRLSEGGQEGPCGWLKDKYGLSWQIVPEAMAGLLQDADPARATRAMRAMLGMKKLDLAALRAAADGATG from the coding sequence ATGCCGAAGATCACGCCCAACCTCTGGTTCGACACCCAGAGCGTGGAGGCCGCCGAGTTCTACTGCTCGGTCTTCCCGAACTCACGGATCACCAACATCACGCACTACACCGAGGCCGGCCCGCGTCCGGCCGGCACCGTGCTGACCGTCGAGTTCGAGCTCGACGGCCAGGAGTACCTCGCGATCAACGGCGGTCCGGAGTTCACCTTCGACGAGGCGATCTCACTGGCCGTCACCTGCGCCGACCAGGAGGAGGTCGACCACTACTGGACCCGGCTCTCCGAGGGCGGCCAGGAGGGCCCCTGCGGCTGGCTCAAGGACAAGTACGGACTGTCCTGGCAGATCGTCCCGGAGGCGATGGCCGGCCTCCTCCAGGACGCCGACCCGGCCCGCGCGACCCGCGCGATGCGGGCCATGCTGGGCATGAAGAAGCTGGACCTCGCGGCCCTGCGGGCGGCCGCCGACGGCGCGACGGGCTGA
- a CDS encoding MarR family winged helix-turn-helix transcriptional regulator, translating into MEEPVAARSQYEELARQLSAIGAVKREMGRMLPQDCPPASAGVLTLLDRHGEMRMSQLAELLAIDMSVTSRHVAHVAERGWIERKPDPVDKRSRLLRLTPSGRELLAELAERYTQTLARYLDDWTDTDVGHLVELLARLRTSFGDCRIRAHHDSPATTRTPAAG; encoded by the coding sequence GTGGAGGAGCCGGTGGCCGCTCGAAGTCAATACGAAGAGCTGGCCCGGCAACTCAGCGCCATCGGGGCCGTCAAGCGGGAGATGGGGCGGATGCTGCCCCAGGACTGCCCGCCGGCGTCGGCCGGGGTGCTCACGCTCCTCGACCGGCACGGCGAGATGCGGATGAGCCAGCTGGCCGAGCTGCTCGCGATCGACATGTCGGTGACCAGCCGGCACGTCGCCCATGTCGCCGAGCGCGGCTGGATCGAGCGCAAGCCCGATCCGGTGGACAAGCGGTCGCGGCTGCTGCGGCTGACCCCGAGTGGCAGGGAGCTCCTGGCGGAGCTCGCCGAGCGCTACACCCAGACGCTCGCCCGGTACTTGGACGACTGGACCGACACCGACGTCGGACACCTCGTCGAGCTGCTCGCCAGGCTCCGCACGAGCTTCGGCGACTGCCGCATCCGGGCACATCACGACTCCCCCGCCACCACCCGTACCCCCGCAGCAGGATGA
- a CDS encoding MFS transporter, whose translation MATTSPAGVRGGHAKHGGGHGASHDGPMTHRQIMEALSGLLLGMFVAILSSTIVSNALPHIIHDLGGGQSAYTWVVTAALLSMTATTPLWGKLSDLFSKKALVQIALVIYVGGSVVAGLSQNTGMLIACRVVQGIGVGGLSALAQIVMAAMISPRERGRYSGYLGATFAVATVGGPLLGGVITDTSWLGWRWCFYVGVPFAVIALIVLQKTLKLPVVKRAGVKVDWAGSFFIAGAVTLLLVWVTLAGKNYDWISWQTFAMVGGALVLAVIFVIIENKAAEPLIPLRLFRNKTITLATVASMFVGISMYSGTVFFSQYFQLAEGKSPTMSGVMTIPMVMGLFLSSMISGQIITRTGRWKIFLVSGGVLLTAGLGLLGTLRTDTPYWHAAIYMALMGLGVGMMMQNLVLATQNQVAPQDIGSASSLVTFFRTLGGAVGVSALGAALANRVTHYVTDGLTALGPKAAAAASHGGGSSDGIPDLSALPAPIRSIMEDAYGHGVGDVFLYAAPFALLALIITLFIKEVALRSKSGSERALAGDGDGDASQAPAAAAAPAPLAASAPAPASAAAAEEREPALVGAAPSISDSLSDDDLHTPSWAKPAPAAQPLAAYASAGGDALPAGPSIHGFVRNAEGNPVPRSAVTLISLSGRQLGRSVAQANGSYVLGAPGAGSYVLIAAADGHQPQASTVVVGDQPYGYDILLSGTSGLTGQVRSAVTGAPVGGAMVVVTDVRGEVLATGRTTAEGSFSFGELAPGTYTLAVNAADYRPTAQPVEIGGQGTTRTEIELLSGARVQGVVRAGAQRAPLADARVTLVDAAGNVVATSTTGADGAYAFTDLDAGDYTVIASGYPPVASGLAIEAGGVDGYDVQLAHPGD comes from the coding sequence ATGGCTACGACCTCACCAGCAGGTGTGCGGGGCGGGCATGCCAAGCATGGGGGCGGCCACGGCGCTTCCCATGACGGCCCCATGACACACCGTCAGATCATGGAGGCGCTGTCCGGGCTGCTGCTCGGCATGTTCGTCGCCATCCTGTCGTCGACGATCGTCTCCAACGCGCTGCCGCACATCATCCATGACCTGGGCGGCGGCCAGAGCGCGTACACCTGGGTCGTCACCGCGGCACTGCTGTCGATGACCGCGACCACACCGCTGTGGGGCAAGCTCTCCGATCTGTTCAGCAAGAAGGCGCTCGTCCAGATCGCGCTGGTCATCTACGTCGGCGGCTCGGTCGTCGCCGGTCTGTCGCAGAACACCGGCATGCTGATCGCCTGCCGTGTGGTGCAGGGCATAGGCGTGGGCGGTCTGTCCGCCCTGGCCCAGATCGTCATGGCCGCGATGATCTCCCCGCGCGAGCGCGGGCGTTACAGCGGCTACCTGGGCGCGACCTTCGCGGTCGCGACCGTCGGCGGCCCGCTGCTCGGCGGCGTCATCACCGACACCAGCTGGCTCGGCTGGCGCTGGTGCTTCTACGTCGGCGTGCCGTTCGCCGTCATCGCGCTGATCGTGCTCCAGAAGACCCTCAAGCTCCCGGTCGTCAAGCGCGCGGGCGTCAAGGTCGACTGGGCCGGCTCGTTCTTCATCGCCGGCGCGGTCACCCTGCTGCTGGTGTGGGTCACCCTGGCCGGCAAGAACTACGACTGGATCTCCTGGCAGACCTTCGCCATGGTCGGCGGCGCGCTGGTGCTCGCGGTCATCTTCGTGATCATCGAGAACAAGGCCGCGGAACCCCTGATCCCGCTGCGGCTGTTCCGCAACAAGACGATCACCCTGGCCACCGTCGCCTCGATGTTCGTCGGCATCTCGATGTACAGCGGCACGGTCTTCTTCTCGCAGTACTTCCAGCTGGCCGAGGGCAAGAGCCCGACGATGTCCGGCGTCATGACCATCCCGATGGTCATGGGCCTGTTCCTCTCCTCGATGATCTCCGGCCAGATCATCACCCGCACCGGGCGCTGGAAAATCTTCCTCGTCAGCGGCGGTGTGCTGCTCACCGCGGGCCTCGGCCTGCTGGGCACGCTGCGCACGGACACCCCGTACTGGCACGCCGCGATCTATATGGCGCTGATGGGCCTCGGCGTCGGCATGATGATGCAGAACCTGGTCCTGGCGACCCAGAACCAGGTGGCGCCCCAGGACATCGGATCCGCCAGCTCGCTGGTCACCTTCTTCCGTACCCTCGGTGGTGCGGTGGGCGTCTCGGCGCTCGGCGCAGCACTCGCCAACCGCGTCACGCACTACGTGACCGACGGGCTGACCGCCCTCGGTCCCAAGGCCGCCGCGGCGGCGAGCCACGGCGGCGGCAGCAGCGACGGCATCCCCGACCTGTCGGCGCTGCCGGCCCCGATCCGGTCGATCATGGAGGACGCGTACGGGCACGGCGTCGGCGATGTCTTCCTCTACGCGGCTCCGTTCGCCCTACTCGCCCTGATCATCACCCTGTTCATCAAGGAGGTCGCCTTGCGCAGCAAGTCCGGTTCGGAGCGCGCCCTCGCCGGAGACGGCGACGGCGACGCGTCCCAGGCCCCCGCGGCCGCCGCGGCACCGGCCCCGCTCGCCGCGTCCGCCCCGGCCCCGGCGTCCGCCGCCGCGGCCGAGGAGCGCGAGCCCGCCCTGGTCGGCGCCGCCCCCTCCATATCCGACTCCCTGTCCGACGACGACCTGCACACCCCCTCCTGGGCCAAGCCGGCCCCGGCGGCCCAGCCCCTGGCGGCGTACGCGTCGGCCGGCGGCGACGCCCTCCCGGCCGGGCCCTCGATCCACGGCTTCGTCCGCAACGCCGAGGGCAACCCGGTGCCCCGCTCCGCCGTCACGCTGATCTCGCTCAGCGGCCGGCAGTTGGGCCGCTCGGTCGCCCAGGCCAACGGCTCGTACGTGCTCGGCGCCCCGGGTGCCGGCTCCTACGTCCTGATCGCGGCGGCCGACGGCCACCAGCCGCAGGCGTCCACGGTCGTCGTCGGCGACCAGCCCTACGGCTACGACATCCTGCTCAGCGGCACCAGCGGCCTGACCGGCCAGGTCCGCAGCGCGGTCACCGGCGCGCCGGTGGGCGGCGCGATGGTCGTCGTCACCGATGTCCGCGGCGAGGTGCTGGCCACCGGCCGGACCACCGCCGAGGGGTCCTTCTCCTTCGGCGAACTGGCCCCCGGCACCTACACCCTGGCGGTCAACGCGGCCGACTACCGGCCCACCGCCCAGCCCGTCGAGATCGGCGGCCAGGGCACCACCCGGACCGAGATCGAGCTGCTGTCCGGCGCTCGGGTGCAGGGTGTGGTCCGGGCCGGGGCGCAGCGCGCGCCGCTGGCCGACGCCCGGGTCACCCTGGTCGACGCGGCGGGCAACGTCGTGGCCACCTCCACCACCGGTGCGGACGGCGCGTACGCCTTCACCGACCTGGACGCCGGCGACTACACGGTCATCGCGAGCGGCTACCCGCCGGTCGCCTCCGGCCTGGCCATCGAGGCCGGCGGTGTGGACGGCTACGACGTCCAGCTCGCCCACCCCGGGGACTGA